The following are encoded in a window of Streptomyces sp. 11x1 genomic DNA:
- a CDS encoding ester cyclase: protein MPATGRHVTVHACDVYEVKDNKIKEGRAYLDTGAIMSQLGLTEQLQG, encoded by the coding sequence GTGCCCGCCACGGGGCGTCACGTCACGGTGCACGCGTGCGACGTCTACGAGGTCAAGGACAACAAGATCAAGGAAGGCCGCGCCTATCTGGACACCGGCGCCATCATGAGCCAGCTGGGTCTGACCGAGCAGCTGCAGGGCTGA
- a CDS encoding MFS transporter, with protein MSAAEPRSMVALLPIISGLSLAFTITAVDPLVLSLNMPQVSRALDVPPDVIGFLGGAATLVMAAAVLAVGSLGDTFGLKRLLTLGLVGDIIVNLLSAISPGYTFLLVTRLLDGLTLAAILGVSMALLKVSVPPERRPATIGIFMAIDMVLCGVTPAIGGWVVEAVGWRWLFLLAPLLSLIALGLTARYVTEPPVLKRRGVDVVGVSLVGVALLTLVHGVAEAENGISQLQAWLPLVISAVACVLFVLRERRTAEPVLDLSLFRSGPFAVAALASLTLNFLVAGFSFALGQFGSVILALSPRTIGLLFLPGTLVIAVAVILAGRLIGKYTPRPVLITGLLVMAAGGLLMAATATPTMALWIVVLATWLTNLGSLVTSSAVAETILSHAPPGKSGAVASVQPAFGMTGYALGPAVYLLLLNLFFQRQWLNDADARGISVAEADQAVDATRSAMARSPGTAGYDPNLLRQSGLDLGLDFTNGLRLTMLVVSLLPLALAVAAYLLMPRRTRTAQ; from the coding sequence GTGTCGGCTGCGGAACCGCGATCCATGGTCGCGCTCCTCCCGATCATCTCGGGGCTCTCCCTCGCTTTCACGATCACGGCCGTCGACCCGCTGGTCCTCAGCCTGAACATGCCGCAGGTCAGCCGGGCGCTCGACGTGCCGCCCGACGTCATCGGATTCCTGGGAGGCGCTGCGACGCTGGTCATGGCCGCCGCCGTGCTCGCCGTGGGCAGTCTCGGGGACACCTTCGGCCTCAAGCGGCTGCTGACACTGGGGCTGGTCGGCGACATCATCGTCAACCTGCTCTCCGCGATCTCCCCCGGCTACACGTTCCTGCTGGTGACGCGCCTCCTCGACGGCCTGACGCTGGCCGCGATCCTGGGCGTGTCGATGGCTCTGCTCAAGGTGTCGGTACCGCCGGAGAGACGGCCGGCGACCATCGGCATCTTCATGGCCATCGACATGGTGCTGTGCGGGGTGACCCCCGCGATCGGGGGCTGGGTGGTGGAGGCCGTCGGCTGGCGTTGGCTGTTCCTTCTCGCCCCGCTGCTGTCGCTGATCGCGCTCGGGCTGACGGCCCGTTACGTCACCGAGCCCCCCGTCCTGAAGCGCCGCGGAGTCGACGTCGTCGGTGTCAGCCTGGTCGGCGTCGCCCTGTTGACCCTCGTCCACGGCGTCGCCGAAGCGGAGAACGGGATCTCCCAGCTCCAGGCCTGGCTGCCGCTGGTGATCAGTGCGGTCGCCTGCGTGCTGTTCGTGCTCCGTGAACGCCGGACAGCGGAACCGGTCCTGGACCTGTCACTGTTCCGCAGCGGCCCGTTCGCCGTGGCCGCGCTGGCCAGCCTGACGCTCAACTTCCTCGTCGCGGGCTTCAGTTTCGCCCTCGGGCAGTTCGGCAGTGTGATCCTCGCGCTGTCCCCGCGCACGATCGGCCTGCTGTTCCTGCCCGGCACACTGGTGATCGCAGTCGCCGTCATCCTCGCCGGGCGCCTGATCGGGAAGTACACCCCCCGGCCGGTCCTCATCACCGGCCTGCTGGTGATGGCCGCGGGCGGGCTGCTGATGGCGGCCACCGCCACGCCCACGATGGCACTGTGGATCGTCGTACTGGCCACCTGGCTCACCAACCTCGGCTCGCTGGTGACCTCCTCCGCGGTGGCCGAGACCATCCTCTCGCACGCCCCGCCCGGAAAGTCCGGCGCCGTGGCCTCCGTCCAGCCGGCGTTCGGAATGACCGGCTACGCGCTCGGCCCCGCCGTCTACCTCCTGCTTCTCAACCTCTTCTTTCAGCGGCAGTGGCTCAACGACGCCGACGCGCGCGGGATTTCCGTCGCCGAGGCCGACCAGGCCGTGGACGCGACACGAAGCGCGATGGCGCGAAGTCCGGGCACCGCCGGATACGACCCGAACCTGCTCCGGCAGTCCGGACTGGACCTCGGGCTGGACTTCACCAACGGCCTGCGACTCACCATGCTGGTCGTGAGCCTCCTGCCGCTCGCCCTGGCTGTGGCGGCGTACCTGCTCATGCCCCGCCGGACTCGGACCGCACAGTAG
- a CDS encoding DUF1254 domain-containing protein has translation MASAGSSSAPQSVSDWRREYAYTLGEQAFVYGFPYIYNAQLRHGWVTEQADPKMRMHSAVDHFWHARTLFDASDQEGLAPNNDTLYSCAWVDLSTEPVILSHPEMGDRYFTFELVAITSDNYDYVGRRATGPHAGDFALVGPGWEGELPAGVRRTATAPSPWILVLGRTLVDGEHDLPAVHALQDRYRLRPLHLFGKQGAAVPERRDVLEPVDQEHDQLAPWKTLNAMLAENPPPERHEILLRQFAEIGVGAGLDVQEQPESVQQGLIAAAAAGLPMLQEQLLSGDWAKLINGWRYPPPEMGHFGDDFVKRAAEQALFGVAANDLEETVYLVAFDDAEGEKLSTGRYEIRFGAGSLPPVDAFWSLTAYDETRNLIANPIDRYSVGDRTRGLVTEPDGSLTLHLQPYSPGSDRENNWLPTPQEGIWFVALRMYLPRPEVIDARWQCPPVTRVG, from the coding sequence ATGGCTTCCGCAGGTTCGAGCTCCGCGCCGCAATCGGTCAGCGACTGGCGTCGCGAATACGCCTACACACTGGGGGAGCAGGCCTTCGTCTACGGCTTCCCCTACATCTACAACGCCCAGCTGCGCCACGGGTGGGTGACAGAGCAGGCCGACCCGAAGATGAGGATGCACTCCGCCGTCGACCACTTCTGGCATGCCCGGACGCTCTTCGACGCCTCCGACCAGGAAGGTCTGGCGCCCAACAACGACACCCTCTACTCGTGCGCCTGGGTCGACCTGAGCACGGAGCCCGTCATCCTCTCGCACCCGGAGATGGGCGACCGCTACTTCACCTTCGAACTCGTCGCCATCACCTCGGACAACTACGACTACGTCGGTCGGCGTGCCACGGGGCCGCACGCCGGCGACTTCGCCCTCGTGGGTCCGGGATGGGAGGGAGAACTCCCTGCAGGAGTGCGTCGTACGGCGACCGCCCCCAGCCCGTGGATCCTGGTGCTCGGCCGCACCCTGGTCGACGGTGAGCACGATCTGCCCGCTGTGCACGCGCTGCAGGACCGGTACCGGCTGAGGCCGCTCCACCTGTTCGGAAAGCAGGGCGCCGCCGTGCCGGAGCGCCGTGACGTGCTGGAGCCCGTCGATCAGGAGCATGATCAGCTCGCGCCGTGGAAGACGCTGAACGCGATGCTGGCCGAGAACCCTCCTCCGGAGCGCCATGAGATCCTGCTCAGGCAGTTCGCGGAGATCGGTGTGGGCGCCGGCCTCGATGTGCAGGAGCAGCCCGAATCCGTCCAGCAGGGCCTGATCGCCGCCGCCGCTGCCGGCCTGCCCATGCTGCAGGAGCAACTGCTCAGCGGAGACTGGGCCAAACTGATCAACGGCTGGCGTTACCCGCCGCCGGAGATGGGTCATTTCGGCGACGACTTCGTCAAGCGGGCCGCGGAGCAGGCCCTGTTCGGTGTCGCCGCGAACGATCTTGAGGAGACGGTGTACCTCGTCGCCTTCGACGACGCGGAGGGCGAGAAGCTGTCGACGGGCCGTTATGAGATCCGCTTCGGGGCCGGGTCGCTGCCCCCCGTCGACGCTTTCTGGTCCCTGACCGCCTATGACGAAACCAGGAACCTGATCGCCAACCCGATCGACCGCTACTCCGTCGGAGACCGCACCCGCGGACTGGTCACCGAGCCGGACGGCAGCCTGACCCTCCATCTGCAGCCCTACTCACCGGGCTCCGACCGGGAGAACAACTGGCTGCCCACACCGCAAGAGGGCATCTGGTTCGTCGCGCTGCGCATGTACCTCCCACGCCCCGAAGTCATCGACGCGCGCTGGCAGTGCCCGCCGGTCACCCGCGTCGGCTGA
- a CDS encoding SulP family inorganic anion transporter — protein MPAGHPRRLTGRRRFSALPVADWVRGYRRESLRGDVLAGLTVWALIVPESVAYAEIAGVPPQNAFYAAPIALAGYALLGGSRFLIVGATSAAAVLSASTVKGVSSDPGAVVGLSAALAVIVGAALVAVGAARLGFLTNFLAEPALVGFLFGMALTIMVRQTGKILGVSSGEGDFFQRLAKLLSQAGDWSWTTITVGVAAVASLLLLERLLPRLPASLIVLAAGLIFSQALNLHAHGVETVGRIPAAVPVPHLPDITSADWAELVGGSLGVALVVFAESYSIAGRFARLHGDEVKADREMVAVGAVNLAVGFFRGFVVSGSASRSAAAEGAGGRSPMVSLVAAVLVLFTGAFLTSLFTSLPDAVLGAIVIVAVKGFLRVGEMRRYATHDRPSLWIALTALIGVLVFDLLPGLLLAVLMSLLLFIAYSSTPRVAALGLLPGTGVWGDLREHPRAVAAPGILVARPDGALFFGNVNRVRTAVKELVAAADRPPRAVVVDLTASYRLGLPVLDTLADLAADLDHQGVELHVARVRAGPTRSLSRHPLHATLSPDRLHPTVTDAVNALSDGGGPS, from the coding sequence GTGCCCGCCGGTCACCCGCGTCGGCTGACCGGCCGACGCCGCTTCTCCGCCTTGCCGGTGGCCGACTGGGTACGCGGCTACCGGCGGGAGTCGCTGCGCGGTGACGTACTGGCCGGCCTGACGGTGTGGGCGTTGATCGTGCCGGAGTCGGTGGCGTACGCGGAGATCGCCGGAGTCCCTCCGCAGAACGCGTTCTACGCTGCTCCGATCGCTCTCGCGGGTTACGCGCTGCTGGGGGGTTCGCGCTTTCTGATCGTGGGGGCGACGTCGGCCGCGGCCGTGCTGTCGGCGTCCACAGTCAAAGGCGTCAGCAGTGACCCGGGCGCCGTCGTCGGGTTGTCAGCGGCGCTGGCGGTGATCGTGGGCGCGGCGCTGGTGGCAGTCGGAGCGGCCCGGCTCGGGTTCCTGACCAACTTTCTGGCGGAGCCAGCCCTGGTCGGCTTCCTCTTCGGCATGGCGTTGACGATCATGGTGCGGCAGACGGGGAAGATCCTCGGTGTCTCCAGCGGGGAGGGCGACTTCTTCCAGCGCCTGGCGAAGCTGCTGAGCCAGGCGGGCGACTGGTCGTGGACCACGATCACCGTCGGCGTAGCCGCCGTGGCCTCGCTGCTGCTGCTGGAGCGCCTCCTGCCGCGGCTGCCGGCCTCGCTGATCGTGCTGGCCGCCGGCCTGATCTTCTCCCAGGCCTTGAACCTGCACGCCCACGGCGTGGAGACGGTGGGCAGGATCCCGGCGGCTGTGCCGGTCCCTCACCTGCCCGATATCACGTCCGCCGACTGGGCCGAGCTCGTCGGCGGCTCGCTCGGGGTGGCGCTGGTCGTCTTCGCCGAGTCCTACAGCATCGCCGGCCGCTTCGCCCGCCTCCACGGCGACGAGGTGAAGGCCGACCGCGAGATGGTCGCGGTGGGCGCGGTCAACCTCGCGGTGGGCTTCTTCCGCGGCTTCGTCGTCTCCGGCAGCGCGTCGCGCAGCGCCGCCGCCGAGGGCGCGGGCGGCCGCAGCCCGATGGTCTCCCTGGTCGCGGCAGTGCTGGTGCTGTTCACCGGGGCCTTCCTGACCTCGTTGTTCACCTCGCTGCCCGATGCGGTGCTCGGGGCGATCGTGATCGTGGCCGTGAAGGGTTTCCTGCGTGTCGGGGAAATGCGCCGCTACGCCACGCACGACCGGCCCAGCCTCTGGATCGCTCTGACCGCCCTGATCGGTGTTCTGGTCTTCGATCTGCTGCCCGGGCTGCTGCTCGCGGTACTGATGTCGCTGCTGCTGTTCATCGCCTATTCCAGCACCCCGCGTGTGGCGGCCCTGGGGCTGCTGCCCGGCACCGGCGTGTGGGGCGACCTGCGGGAGCACCCACGAGCCGTGGCCGCACCGGGAATCCTCGTGGCACGGCCGGACGGGGCGCTCTTCTTCGGCAACGTCAATCGCGTCCGCACGGCCGTGAAGGAGCTGGTAGCGGCAGCCGACCGCCCGCCACGCGCCGTCGTGGTGGACCTGACGGCGAGCTACCGGCTCGGCCTGCCCGTCCTGGACACCCTGGCGGACCTCGCCGCGGACCTCGACCATCAGGGAGTCGAGCTCCATGTGGCTCGGGTCCGGGCCGGCCCCACGCGCTCGCTGTCCCGGCACCCCCTGCACGCGACCCTCAGCCCGGATCGCCTCCACCCGACGGTGACCGACGCCGTGAACGCGCTGAGTGACGGAGGGGGACCGTCGTGA
- a CDS encoding DUF1254 domain-containing protein has product MASSADSNHPGRRLRHDLAAAAAGIGQAAASTGKATAAAVRHPRDTIDRARKVTRALPVAWRSVKPTLTGRVDDWRREYAYTLGEQAFIYGFPYIYNAELRHRWVTQKPETETTPYAAVNHFWHATRVWDASDREGVSPNNDTLYSWAWVDLREEPLILSHPDMGDRYFTFELVAFTSDNYDYVGMRATGSEAGDFALIGPGWSGDLPEGVRRTATAPTPWVLVVGRTLVEGVDDLPAVHALQQQYRLTPLHLFGKEGATLPERRDVPVPVDPAKDPLGPWKTLNAVLAENPLPRHHDVLLRQFAEIGIGPGLDVEAQPEPVKEGLIRAAATAVPMLEQQILSGQWGELINGWRYPPPQIGHFGDDFLRRAAEQSLVGIAINDPEEAVYMAAFTDGAGETLATGRYELHYEAGMLPPVDAFWSLTAYDEERNLIPNPINRYSIGDRTPGLVMDDDGGLHLYLQSDSPGSERESNWLPTPQQGIWYVALRMYLPRPEVVDARWHCPPIKRVG; this is encoded by the coding sequence ATGGCATCCTCAGCCGACAGCAACCATCCCGGGCGACGTCTGCGCCACGATCTTGCCGCGGCGGCAGCCGGCATCGGCCAGGCGGCGGCCTCCACCGGAAAGGCCACTGCGGCGGCCGTACGTCACCCGCGGGACACCATCGACCGCGCCAGGAAGGTGACGCGGGCACTGCCCGTGGCATGGCGATCGGTGAAGCCGACGCTGACCGGCCGGGTGGACGACTGGCGCCGCGAGTACGCGTACACGCTGGGAGAGCAGGCCTTCATCTACGGCTTCCCCTACATCTACAACGCCGAGCTCCGCCACCGTTGGGTGACCCAGAAGCCCGAGACGGAAACGACGCCCTACGCCGCCGTCAACCACTTCTGGCATGCGACCAGGGTCTGGGACGCCTCGGATCGGGAGGGCGTGTCCCCCAACAACGACACGCTGTACTCCTGGGCGTGGGTGGACCTGCGCGAGGAACCCCTCATTCTCTCGCACCCGGACATGGGCGACCGCTACTTCACCTTCGAACTGGTCGCCTTCACCTCCGACAACTACGACTACGTGGGCATGCGGGCGACCGGATCGGAGGCCGGTGACTTCGCCCTCATCGGCCCGGGCTGGAGCGGGGACCTCCCGGAGGGCGTGCGTCGCACGGCGACCGCCCCCACCCCGTGGGTCCTGGTGGTCGGGCGGACCCTCGTCGAGGGCGTGGACGACCTCCCGGCCGTCCACGCGCTGCAGCAGCAGTACCGGCTGACGCCTCTCCATCTGTTCGGCAAGGAGGGCGCCACGCTCCCGGAACGCCGCGACGTACCGGTACCGGTCGACCCTGCCAAGGATCCGCTCGGTCCGTGGAAGACACTCAACGCGGTGCTGGCCGAGAATCCCCTCCCGAGGCACCACGATGTCCTGCTCCGGCAGTTCGCGGAGATCGGCATCGGCCCGGGGCTGGATGTCGAGGCACAACCGGAGCCGGTGAAGGAGGGCCTGATCCGGGCCGCCGCCACCGCCGTGCCCATGCTCGAACAGCAGATACTCAGCGGCCAGTGGGGCGAGCTGATCAACGGCTGGCGGTATCCTCCCCCGCAGATCGGGCACTTCGGGGACGACTTCCTCAGGCGGGCCGCGGAGCAGTCCCTGGTGGGGATCGCCATCAACGATCCCGAGGAAGCGGTCTATATGGCGGCCTTTACCGACGGCGCCGGTGAGACGCTGGCCACCGGCCGCTACGAGTTGCACTACGAGGCGGGGATGCTGCCTCCGGTCGACGCGTTCTGGTCGCTGACCGCCTACGACGAGGAACGGAACCTGATCCCGAATCCGATCAACAGGTACTCCATCGGAGACCGCACCCCGGGGCTCGTCATGGACGATGACGGGGGCTTGCATCTCTACCTGCAGTCGGACTCACCGGGGTCCGAGCGGGAGTCCAACTGGCTGCCCACGCCGCAGCAGGGCATCTGGTACGTCGCGCTGCGCATGTACCTCCCGCGCCCCGAGGTCGTCGACGCGCGGTGGCACTGCCCGCCGATCAAACGCGTCGGTTGA
- a CDS encoding histidine kinase: MFAFIVTVLSFVAPLSRIGAQFGALPARDASVASVLLTLGQALPLAVRTRWPALCLAVAGTSFAVHESLGCPPTFASLGLYVALYSVGAHQERLRRVVPLAATGGYVVLCVVLHTLGSPNGLTDYLVYYMALAAMWALGVLVRERRGHEAERRLLSARAAVAAERSRMARELHDVVTHHVTAMVVQAGAAQYVAESPGRVGEALVAINGTGRRALAELRFLLGVLEATGDSASRTPMPGRVPDLVEQARASGQPVELVEDGEQPDMAIGAHLTVYRVVQESLTNAVKYAAGRRTLVRLAHTPGWTDVEVTTAGTADGTCEVAAPRDTGPHVPGGRGLVGLRERVEMLGGEFASGPRPEGGFRVYARVPTGGAV; this comes from the coding sequence GTGTTCGCGTTCATCGTCACTGTGCTGTCGTTCGTGGCGCCGTTGTCGCGGATCGGGGCGCAGTTCGGTGCTCTTCCCGCCCGGGACGCGTCCGTGGCGAGTGTCCTGCTGACCCTGGGGCAGGCCCTCCCGCTCGCGGTGCGCACCCGGTGGCCGGCTCTCTGTCTCGCGGTGGCGGGGACCTCGTTCGCGGTCCACGAGTCCCTCGGCTGTCCGCCGACCTTCGCCAGCCTCGGCCTGTACGTCGCGCTGTACTCGGTGGGGGCTCACCAGGAACGTCTGCGGCGGGTCGTACCACTGGCGGCGACGGGCGGATACGTGGTCCTCTGCGTCGTCCTGCACACGTTGGGATCGCCCAACGGCTTGACCGACTATCTGGTCTACTACATGGCCCTGGCGGCGATGTGGGCCCTGGGTGTCTTGGTCCGCGAGCGGCGGGGGCACGAGGCTGAGCGTCGGCTCCTGTCCGCGCGGGCGGCCGTTGCCGCGGAACGCAGCCGCATGGCACGGGAGTTGCACGACGTGGTGACCCACCATGTGACCGCGATGGTGGTGCAGGCCGGCGCGGCGCAGTACGTCGCCGAGTCGCCGGGCCGTGTGGGCGAGGCCCTCGTCGCCATCAACGGTACCGGCCGCCGCGCGCTGGCCGAACTCCGGTTCCTGCTCGGCGTGCTGGAGGCGACCGGCGATTCAGCGTCCCGGACGCCGATGCCGGGCCGGGTGCCCGACCTGGTGGAGCAGGCGCGAGCGAGCGGTCAGCCGGTCGAGCTGGTCGAGGACGGAGAGCAGCCGGACATGGCCATAGGGGCCCATCTCACGGTGTATCGCGTCGTGCAGGAATCCCTGACGAACGCCGTGAAGTACGCTGCGGGCAGACGAACGCTTGTACGGCTCGCGCACACCCCCGGATGGACCGACGTCGAGGTCACCACCGCCGGCACGGCCGACGGCACATGCGAGGTTGCGGCCCCGCGCGACACTGGCCCCCACGTCCCGGGAGGCCGGGGTCTGGTCGGGCTGAGGGAAAGGGTGGAGATGCTGGGCGGGGAGTTCGCGTCAGGGCCCCGCCCGGAGGGTGGGTTCCGTGTGTACGCGCGTGTCCCCACGGGAGGTGCTGTGTGA
- a CDS encoding response regulator transcription factor encodes MSSAIRVLVCEDQALVRAGFVTILSAQPDMEVVGEAVDGRAAIRSTEELKPDVVVMDIRMPLLDGIAATGHLAGPGSLSPVKILVVTTFNVDEYVYEALRAGASGFMLKDAAPDELVNAVRTVARGDSLLAPAVTRALIGRFAERVRPSAVFASPERDRLKVLAPREYEVLLLISEGLSNAEIATELVISPETVKTYVSRILTKLNLRDRVQAVVLAYRAGVTGRGGRA; translated from the coding sequence CTGTCCTCCGCGATCCGGGTGCTGGTCTGTGAGGACCAGGCTCTCGTGCGCGCGGGCTTCGTCACGATCCTGTCCGCGCAGCCCGACATGGAGGTCGTGGGGGAGGCGGTGGACGGCCGAGCTGCGATCCGGAGTACGGAGGAACTGAAGCCGGACGTCGTCGTCATGGACATCCGCATGCCCCTGCTCGACGGAATCGCGGCCACCGGCCACCTGGCCGGTCCCGGTTCCCTCAGTCCCGTGAAGATCCTGGTCGTCACCACCTTCAACGTCGACGAGTACGTGTACGAGGCCCTCCGCGCCGGTGCCAGCGGTTTCATGCTGAAGGACGCCGCACCGGACGAACTGGTCAACGCGGTACGCACTGTTGCTCGGGGAGACTCCCTCCTGGCCCCCGCGGTCACCCGCGCTCTGATCGGCCGCTTCGCCGAACGGGTGCGTCCCTCCGCCGTCTTCGCGTCCCCCGAACGCGACCGCCTCAAGGTCCTCGCCCCCCGCGAGTACGAGGTCCTCCTCCTCATCAGCGAGGGGCTGTCCAACGCCGAGATAGCCACCGAACTGGTCATCAGCCCCGAGACCGTGAAGACCTACGTCTCCCGCATCCTCACCAAACTGAACCTCCGCGACCGCGTCCAAGCGGTGGTTCTGGCGTACCGGGCGGGCGTGACGGGGCGCGGGGGAAGAGCCTGA
- a CDS encoding alpha/beta hydrolase, producing MRMTRRSGKSAFPGGRRFAVAVAVSTLAGTGLAACDGNTADTPRAQVAGQSADHAGIDWGTCPEPAPGTTRNSRLTCGTLKVPLNYGDPNGTKIEVAVSRLATAEPGKRRGVLLLNPGGPALGGLSMPATMAAMLPKSVLGRYDLVGFDPRGVEHSTPQSCGLKDPSVSGLFPYPAADGSITKNVARARADAKTCADTAGAQLQYFNTANTARDMDRVRQALGERRISYWGQSYGTYLGAVYRSLFPDRTDRMVLEGNVDPTKVWADEVADRWGKGMADRFPDAAAVAAAQDGALGLGNSVRQVTQSYLALAERLDREPVSVPGMSMSLDGPLLRNVTYGMLLHNDTLAPLARFWKASADLADGSATDADDAVLQQILADTPQAPGVPEDNQATMFLALLCGDAEWPHDTDGYATRTAADRKAWPLTAGMPANIWACAYWKKPAERPVTVTDEGPRNTLILQNRRDNATPWEGGTGLHKALGGSSAFVGVDNGGHYVYDEGSACADRATVDFLTTGRLPGKDLYCTDVAPKD from the coding sequence ATGAGGATGACGCGCAGGTCCGGGAAGTCCGCATTTCCCGGTGGCCGCCGTTTCGCCGTGGCCGTGGCCGTGTCGACGCTGGCCGGAACCGGGCTGGCCGCATGCGACGGGAACACCGCGGACACGCCGCGGGCCCAGGTCGCCGGGCAGAGCGCGGACCACGCAGGGATCGACTGGGGCACATGCCCGGAGCCGGCCCCGGGAACGACCCGAAACTCTCGTCTGACCTGCGGGACGCTGAAGGTCCCGTTGAACTACGGTGATCCAAACGGCACGAAGATCGAGGTGGCGGTCTCGCGCCTGGCCACCGCCGAACCCGGGAAGCGGCGCGGCGTCCTGCTGCTGAATCCCGGCGGGCCGGCCCTGGGCGGTCTCTCCATGCCCGCAACGATGGCGGCCATGCTGCCGAAGTCCGTGCTGGGCCGCTACGACCTAGTCGGCTTCGACCCGCGCGGCGTCGAGCACAGCACGCCGCAGAGCTGCGGTTTGAAGGACCCCAGCGTGTCCGGGCTCTTCCCCTATCCCGCCGCGGACGGCTCGATCACCAAGAACGTGGCCCGCGCCAGGGCCGATGCCAAGACGTGCGCCGACACGGCGGGCGCCCAGCTGCAGTACTTCAACACCGCCAACACGGCCCGCGACATGGACCGCGTTCGCCAGGCGCTCGGAGAGCGGAGGATCTCCTACTGGGGCCAGTCCTACGGTACCTACCTCGGCGCCGTCTACAGGTCCCTGTTCCCGGACCGGACCGACCGGATGGTCCTGGAAGGCAACGTCGACCCCACCAAGGTGTGGGCCGACGAAGTGGCGGACCGCTGGGGCAAGGGCATGGCCGACCGGTTCCCTGATGCCGCCGCTGTCGCTGCGGCCCAGGACGGCGCCCTCGGGCTGGGCAACAGCGTCAGGCAGGTGACCCAGAGCTACCTCGCCCTCGCCGAGCGTCTCGACCGTGAGCCCGTCTCGGTGCCCGGCATGTCGATGTCGTTGGACGGACCGCTGCTCCGGAACGTCACCTACGGCATGCTCCTGCACAACGACACGCTTGCACCGCTGGCCCGTTTCTGGAAAGCCTCCGCCGACCTGGCCGACGGCAGCGCCACCGACGCCGACGACGCGGTTCTCCAGCAGATCCTCGCCGACACCCCGCAGGCGCCGGGCGTCCCCGAGGACAATCAGGCCACCATGTTCCTGGCTCTCCTCTGCGGCGACGCCGAATGGCCCCACGACACCGACGGCTACGCCACCCGCACCGCTGCCGACCGCAAGGCGTGGCCCCTCACCGCTGGAATGCCGGCCAACATCTGGGCGTGCGCCTACTGGAAGAAGCCGGCCGAGCGGCCCGTCACCGTGACCGACGAAGGCCCGCGCAACACCCTGATCCTCCAGAACCGCCGGGACAACGCCACTCCGTGGGAGGGCGGCACAGGGCTGCACAAGGCCCTCGGTGGCAGTTCGGCCTTCGTCGGCGTGGACAACGGCGGGCACTACGTCTACGACGAGGGCTCCGCCTGCGCCGACAGGGCGACCGTCGACTTCCTGACCACCGGCCGCCTGCCGGGCAAGGACCTCTATTGCACCGATGTCGCGCCGAAAGATTGA
- a CDS encoding methyltransferase domain-containing protein — MTVEAVVTADRRSQLLALRETWPHVHTLIDEERAFGFEADEDRDDFGTAQQGGRGESYVAAQQARPEARITGIRGLMNLVVGPAAGDRPVVLDLLGGDGLLHRVCLGLDMPDTTIVTCDASSFMVASAWATGVPAVRQRAQQQVFRSGSVDGVLLAYGSHHVPEPERQAVADEAWRVLRPGGRFVLHDFAEGSPMAIWFQDVVDKQSATGHRYAHFTADWMRECLARSGFRGVTTDWMFDPIVVTGTSEQGAQAALGQYLLQMYGLDKLVRAHGEQGAATAAFELALEIFRWDTSTAFDGMGGAVRECVVERLGPSTWQCVLPRFALVAVGEKPEP, encoded by the coding sequence ATGACAGTGGAAGCGGTGGTCACGGCGGACCGGCGATCCCAGCTCCTGGCCTTGCGAGAGACCTGGCCGCACGTGCACACGCTGATCGACGAGGAGCGGGCCTTCGGCTTCGAGGCCGACGAGGACCGCGATGACTTCGGTACCGCGCAGCAGGGAGGCAGGGGCGAAAGTTACGTCGCTGCCCAGCAGGCCCGCCCGGAGGCGCGGATCACGGGCATCCGGGGACTCATGAACCTGGTGGTCGGCCCTGCGGCCGGGGATCGGCCGGTGGTACTGGATCTGCTGGGCGGCGACGGGCTGCTCCACCGGGTCTGCCTCGGTCTCGACATGCCCGACACGACGATCGTGACCTGTGACGCGTCCTCGTTCATGGTCGCCAGCGCGTGGGCAACGGGCGTTCCGGCCGTCCGGCAGCGCGCCCAGCAGCAGGTGTTCCGCTCGGGAAGCGTCGACGGTGTGCTTCTCGCCTACGGCAGCCACCACGTCCCGGAGCCGGAGCGACAGGCCGTGGCCGACGAGGCGTGGCGGGTGCTGCGGCCCGGGGGCCGGTTCGTGCTGCACGACTTTGCTGAAGGGTCGCCCATGGCGATCTGGTTCCAGGACGTCGTGGACAAGCAGTCCGCGACCGGCCATCGCTACGCGCACTTCACCGCCGACTGGATGCGTGAGTGTCTCGCGCGCTCCGGTTTCCGCGGTGTGACGACGGACTGGATGTTCGATCCGATCGTGGTGACCGGGACGTCAGAGCAGGGCGCACAGGCCGCACTCGGTCAGTACCTGCTGCAGATGTACGGGTTGGACAAGCTGGTGCGGGCTCATGGAGAGCAGGGCGCAGCAACGGCGGCGTTCGAACTCGCCCTCGAGATATTCCGTTGGGACACGTCCACGGCTTTCGACGGCATGGGAGGCGCCGTCCGCGAGTGCGTCGTCGAGCGTCTCGGCCCCTCGACGTGGCAGTGCGTTCTGCCCCGTTTCGCCTTGGTCGCCGTCGGGGAGAAGCCGGAGCCGTGA